One window of the Doryrhamphus excisus isolate RoL2022-K1 chromosome 10, RoL_Dexc_1.0, whole genome shotgun sequence genome contains the following:
- the cdk15 gene encoding cyclin-dependent kinase 15 isoform X1, giving the protein MEDLFRWMRRCCCGDGDEARETNKEEEEMEGLRMEESVVKKSRSSSSLPAAQLDQDVPGRDPHWFHTLQMRRLRVQRGRSNSDPWSRKSCQDLSIWVWLLHKRTLDATSANFLMRPCVCVCVCVCGQKAQLQFGTANSYVSLEKLGEGSYASVYKGISRINGQLVALKVIETKTEEGVPFTAIREASLLKGLKHANIVLLHDIIHTRDSLTFVFEYVQTDLAQYMNQHPGGLHSHNVRIFMFQLLRGLNFIHGRQILHRDLKPQNLLISYLGELKLADFGLARSKSVPCQSFSSDVVTLWYRPPDVLLGSTDYSTALDIWYVCFRCDVEHRLELDIISMCVRGAGCIFVEMLQGAPAFPGLTDVFDQLRKIWTVLGAPSEDNWPGLTRLPNYQPDWSLPSESKPIRCVWKRLNQLPYKTEDLVQKMLMLAPADRMSAADALHHPYFSVLPQPVMHLRDTVSIFKVPGVYLETEIRDTFNPSRPRVRPSLLSTAKFW; this is encoded by the exons ATGGAGGACTTGTTCCGTTGGATGAGGAGGTGCTGCTGTGGCGATGGCGACGAGGCGAGAGAAACAAAcaaggaagaggaagaaatgGAAGGGCTGAGGATGGAGGAGAGCGTCGTCAAGAAGAGCCGAAGTTCTTCATCTCTTCCGGCTGCTCAG TTGGACCAGGATGTTCCTGGCAGGGATCCCCACTGGTTCCACACGCTGCAGATGCGACGCCTTCGGGTGCAGCGAGGGCGTAGTAACAGCGACCCGTGGAGCAGGAAGAGCTGCCAGGATCTCTCCATCTGGGTTTGGCTGTTACACAAACGTACACTCGATGCTACCTCTGCTAACTTCTTGATGcgaccatgtgtgtgtgtgtgtgtgtgtgtgtgtggtcagaaAGCACAGCTCCAGTTCGGAACAGCCAACTCTTACGTGAGTCTGGAGAAACTCGGTGAAGGCTCATACGCGTCCGTTTACAAAGGCATCAGCAG GATTAACGGGCAGCTGGTGGCGCTGAAAGTGATTGAGACAAAGACGGAGGAGGGGGTGCCGTTCACCGCCATCAGAGAAG CGTCTCTGCTCAAAGGCCTGAAACATGCCAACATCGTCCTCCTCCACGACATCATCCACACTAGAGACTCGCTCACCTTCGTCTTCGAATATGTG CAGACGGACCTGGCCCAGTACATGAACCAGCATCCGGGCGGTCTGCACTCTCACAACGTACGG ATCTTCATGTTCCAGCTGTTGCGGGGCCTGAACTTCATCCACGGTCGCCAGATCCTCCACCGCGACCTGAAGCCTCAGAACCTGCTCATCAGCTACTTGGGAGAACTCAAACTGGCTGATTTTG GTCTGGCCCGCTCCAAGTCTGTCCCCTGTCAGAGTTTCTCATCAGATGTAGTTACGCTATGGTACCGGCCCCCGGATGTTCTGCTGGGTTCTACAGATTATTCCACAGCTCTGGACATCTGGTACGTGTGCTTCAGGTGCGACGTGGAACACAGACTTGAGCTTGATATCATTTCGATGTGTGTCAGGGGAGCCGGGTGCATCTTTGTGGAGATGCTCCAGGGGGCGCCGGCATTCCCCGGACTCACTGATGTGTTTGACCAGCTGCGGAAAATCTGGACG GTTCTTGGCGCCCCGTCAGAGGACAACTGGCCTGGACTGACCCGACTCCCCAATTATCAACCAG ACTGGTCTCTTCCATCCGAGTCCAAGCCGATTCGCTGCGTCTGGAAAAG GTTAAACCAACTTCCATATAAAACCGAAGATCTTGTCCAGAAGATGCTGATGTTGGCGCCCGCAGACCGGATGTCAGCGGCGGACGCCCTGCACCACCCGTACTTTAGCGTGCTGCCGCAGCCCGTCATGCACCTGAGGGACA CCGTCTCCATCTTCAAGGTGCCCGGTGTCTACCTGGAGACTGAGATCCGTGACACCTTCAACCCCAGCAGGCCCAGAGTCAGACCTTCACTGCTATCGACCGCTAAGTTCTGGTGA
- the cdk15 gene encoding cyclin-dependent kinase 15 isoform X2 encodes MEDLFRWMRRCCCGDGDEARETNKEEEEMEGLRMEESVVKKSRSSSSLPAAQLDQDVPGRDPHWFHTLQMRRLRVQRGRSNSDPWSRKSCQDLSIWVWLLHKRTLDATSANFLMRPCVCVCVCVCGQKAQLQFGTANSYVSLEKLGEGSYASVYKGISRINGQLVALKVIETKTEEGVPFTAIREASLLKGLKHANIVLLHDIIHTRDSLTFVFEYVQTDLAQYMNQHPGGLHSHNVRIFMFQLLRGLNFIHGRQILHRDLKPQNLLISYLGELKLADFGLARSKSVPCQSFSSDVVTLWYRPPDVLLGSTDYSTALDIWGAGCIFVEMLQGAPAFPGLTDVFDQLRKIWTVLGAPSEDNWPGLTRLPNYQPDWSLPSESKPIRCVWKRLNQLPYKTEDLVQKMLMLAPADRMSAADALHHPYFSVLPQPVMHLRDTVSIFKVPGVYLETEIRDTFNPSRPRVRPSLLSTAKFW; translated from the exons ATGGAGGACTTGTTCCGTTGGATGAGGAGGTGCTGCTGTGGCGATGGCGACGAGGCGAGAGAAACAAAcaaggaagaggaagaaatgGAAGGGCTGAGGATGGAGGAGAGCGTCGTCAAGAAGAGCCGAAGTTCTTCATCTCTTCCGGCTGCTCAG TTGGACCAGGATGTTCCTGGCAGGGATCCCCACTGGTTCCACACGCTGCAGATGCGACGCCTTCGGGTGCAGCGAGGGCGTAGTAACAGCGACCCGTGGAGCAGGAAGAGCTGCCAGGATCTCTCCATCTGGGTTTGGCTGTTACACAAACGTACACTCGATGCTACCTCTGCTAACTTCTTGATGcgaccatgtgtgtgtgtgtgtgtgtgtgtgtgtggtcagaaAGCACAGCTCCAGTTCGGAACAGCCAACTCTTACGTGAGTCTGGAGAAACTCGGTGAAGGCTCATACGCGTCCGTTTACAAAGGCATCAGCAG GATTAACGGGCAGCTGGTGGCGCTGAAAGTGATTGAGACAAAGACGGAGGAGGGGGTGCCGTTCACCGCCATCAGAGAAG CGTCTCTGCTCAAAGGCCTGAAACATGCCAACATCGTCCTCCTCCACGACATCATCCACACTAGAGACTCGCTCACCTTCGTCTTCGAATATGTG CAGACGGACCTGGCCCAGTACATGAACCAGCATCCGGGCGGTCTGCACTCTCACAACGTACGG ATCTTCATGTTCCAGCTGTTGCGGGGCCTGAACTTCATCCACGGTCGCCAGATCCTCCACCGCGACCTGAAGCCTCAGAACCTGCTCATCAGCTACTTGGGAGAACTCAAACTGGCTGATTTTG GTCTGGCCCGCTCCAAGTCTGTCCCCTGTCAGAGTTTCTCATCAGATGTAGTTACGCTATGGTACCGGCCCCCGGATGTTCTGCTGGGTTCTACAGATTATTCCACAGCTCTGGACATCTG GGGAGCCGGGTGCATCTTTGTGGAGATGCTCCAGGGGGCGCCGGCATTCCCCGGACTCACTGATGTGTTTGACCAGCTGCGGAAAATCTGGACG GTTCTTGGCGCCCCGTCAGAGGACAACTGGCCTGGACTGACCCGACTCCCCAATTATCAACCAG ACTGGTCTCTTCCATCCGAGTCCAAGCCGATTCGCTGCGTCTGGAAAAG GTTAAACCAACTTCCATATAAAACCGAAGATCTTGTCCAGAAGATGCTGATGTTGGCGCCCGCAGACCGGATGTCAGCGGCGGACGCCCTGCACCACCCGTACTTTAGCGTGCTGCCGCAGCCCGTCATGCACCTGAGGGACA CCGTCTCCATCTTCAAGGTGCCCGGTGTCTACCTGGAGACTGAGATCCGTGACACCTTCAACCCCAGCAGGCCCAGAGTCAGACCTTCACTGCTATCGACCGCTAAGTTCTGGTGA
- the cdk15 gene encoding cyclin-dependent kinase 15 isoform X3, producing the protein MEDLFRWMRRCCCGDGDEARETNKEEEEMEGLRMEESVVKKSRSSSSLPAAQLDQDVPGRDPHWFHTLQMRRLRVQRGRSNSDPWSRKSCQDLSIWKAQLQFGTANSYVSLEKLGEGSYASVYKGISRINGQLVALKVIETKTEEGVPFTAIREASLLKGLKHANIVLLHDIIHTRDSLTFVFEYVQTDLAQYMNQHPGGLHSHNVRIFMFQLLRGLNFIHGRQILHRDLKPQNLLISYLGELKLADFGLARSKSVPCQSFSSDVVTLWYRPPDVLLGSTDYSTALDIWGAGCIFVEMLQGAPAFPGLTDVFDQLRKIWTVLGAPSEDNWPGLTRLPNYQPDWSLPSESKPIRCVWKRLNQLPYKTEDLVQKMLMLAPADRMSAADALHHPYFSVLPQPVMHLRDTVSIFKVPGVYLETEIRDTFNPSRPRVRPSLLSTAKFW; encoded by the exons ATGGAGGACTTGTTCCGTTGGATGAGGAGGTGCTGCTGTGGCGATGGCGACGAGGCGAGAGAAACAAAcaaggaagaggaagaaatgGAAGGGCTGAGGATGGAGGAGAGCGTCGTCAAGAAGAGCCGAAGTTCTTCATCTCTTCCGGCTGCTCAG TTGGACCAGGATGTTCCTGGCAGGGATCCCCACTGGTTCCACACGCTGCAGATGCGACGCCTTCGGGTGCAGCGAGGGCGTAGTAACAGCGACCCGTGGAGCAGGAAGAGCTGCCAGGATCTCTCCATCTGG aaAGCACAGCTCCAGTTCGGAACAGCCAACTCTTACGTGAGTCTGGAGAAACTCGGTGAAGGCTCATACGCGTCCGTTTACAAAGGCATCAGCAG GATTAACGGGCAGCTGGTGGCGCTGAAAGTGATTGAGACAAAGACGGAGGAGGGGGTGCCGTTCACCGCCATCAGAGAAG CGTCTCTGCTCAAAGGCCTGAAACATGCCAACATCGTCCTCCTCCACGACATCATCCACACTAGAGACTCGCTCACCTTCGTCTTCGAATATGTG CAGACGGACCTGGCCCAGTACATGAACCAGCATCCGGGCGGTCTGCACTCTCACAACGTACGG ATCTTCATGTTCCAGCTGTTGCGGGGCCTGAACTTCATCCACGGTCGCCAGATCCTCCACCGCGACCTGAAGCCTCAGAACCTGCTCATCAGCTACTTGGGAGAACTCAAACTGGCTGATTTTG GTCTGGCCCGCTCCAAGTCTGTCCCCTGTCAGAGTTTCTCATCAGATGTAGTTACGCTATGGTACCGGCCCCCGGATGTTCTGCTGGGTTCTACAGATTATTCCACAGCTCTGGACATCTG GGGAGCCGGGTGCATCTTTGTGGAGATGCTCCAGGGGGCGCCGGCATTCCCCGGACTCACTGATGTGTTTGACCAGCTGCGGAAAATCTGGACG GTTCTTGGCGCCCCGTCAGAGGACAACTGGCCTGGACTGACCCGACTCCCCAATTATCAACCAG ACTGGTCTCTTCCATCCGAGTCCAAGCCGATTCGCTGCGTCTGGAAAAG GTTAAACCAACTTCCATATAAAACCGAAGATCTTGTCCAGAAGATGCTGATGTTGGCGCCCGCAGACCGGATGTCAGCGGCGGACGCCCTGCACCACCCGTACTTTAGCGTGCTGCCGCAGCCCGTCATGCACCTGAGGGACA CCGTCTCCATCTTCAAGGTGCCCGGTGTCTACCTGGAGACTGAGATCCGTGACACCTTCAACCCCAGCAGGCCCAGAGTCAGACCTTCACTGCTATCGACCGCTAAGTTCTGGTGA